A single genomic interval of Gossypium raimondii isolate GPD5lz chromosome 11, ASM2569854v1, whole genome shotgun sequence harbors:
- the LOC105804120 gene encoding L-type lectin-domain containing receptor kinase IX.1, whose protein sequence is MLSDCNISPCFSISMAIGLINLLQSSLLIPFLFTLPFVNSLNFQISRFDSNANNILYQGDAKPSVGAIEFNLINYINRVGWATYAEKVPIWDSRTGRLTDFSTRFSFDISIQSSDYGHGLVFFLAPVGSQIPPNSAGGFLGLFNTTTSDSSQNQIVLVEFDTFENPEWDPTGIGSHVGINENSISSANYTRWNASFHSEDTADVVINYNATTKNLSVSWSYQKTNNPRENSSLSYQIDLMTVLPEWVMVGFSAATGQYVERHTLQNWEFGSSLTVAEDTSGNKARNVRIILGIVVPVGVLIAGTIIAFIIWWRKKHAKRTPETTNLTSMNDDLERGAGPRRFSYTDLASATNNFSEQRKLGEGGFGAVYRGYLNDLDVEVAVKRISSWSKQGRKEYVTEVKVISQLRHRNLVQLIGWCHDKNDFILVYEFMPNGSLDSHLFGRRSALTWSVRYRISLGLASALLYLHEEWEQCVVHRDIKSSNVMLDSSFNVKLGDFGLAKLMDHELGPKTTGLAGTLGYLAPEYISTGRASKESDVYSFGVVLLEIATGRKSVDPGRKSDMGLVEWIWGLYGTGELILAIDDKLGKEFDEKQGESLMIVGLWCAHPDCNSRPSIRQAIQVLYLESPLPNLPVKMPVPTYQVSLPSVSSSSEPSVTYSSMNLGR, encoded by the coding sequence ATGCTGTCTGACTGCAATATCTCTCCTTGCTTCTCTATTTCCATGGCGATTGGGCTCATCAACTTGCTTCAATCATCGCTTCTGATTCCATTTCTTTTCACTCTCCCCTTTGTCAATTCACTAAATTTCCAAATATCTCGCTTTGATTCAAATGCAAACAACATTCTCTATCAAGGTGATGCAAAACCTTCCGTTGGAGCCATTGAGTTTAACCTTATCAATTATATAAACCGAGTTGGATGGGCAACATATGCCGAGAAGGTGCCAATTTGGGACTCAAGAACAGGAAGGCTCACCGACTTCAGTACGCGCTTCTCCTTTGACATTTCTATTCAAAGTTCAGATTATGGTCATGGACTTGTCTTCTTTCTCGCTCCTGTTGGCTCTCAAATCCCACCAAATTCAGCTGGTGGCTTTTTGGGATTATTTAATACAACAACCAGTGATTCATCTCAGAACCAAATCGTTCTCGTTGAGTTCGACACGTTTGAAAATCCTGAATGGGATCCAACTGGTATTGGTAGTCATGTTGGGATTAACGAAAACTCAATTTCTTCAGCAAATTATACCAGATGGAATGCTAGCTTTCATAGTGAAGATACGGCAGATGTAGTCATTAACTACAACGCTACTACTAAGAACTTAAGTGTCTCTTGGAGCTATCAAAAGACCAataatcctcgagagaattctAGTCTTTCATATCAAATCGATCTGATGACGGTTTTACCAGAGTGGGTCATGGTCGGATTTTCTGCTGCTACAGGTCAGTACGTAGAGAGGCATACACTCCAAAATTGGGAATTCGGTTCAAGTTTAACTGTGGCAGAGGATACAAGCGGCAACAAAGCAAGAAATGTTAGAATAATTCTGGGTATTGTAGTTCCTGTGGGTGTTCTGATAGCTGGGACAATTATAGCTTTTATCATTTGGTGGAGGAAGAAGCATGCGAAAAGAACACCAGAAACAACAAACTTGACATCAATGAATGATGATCTTGAAAGAGGAGCTGGACCAAGAAGGTTTTCTTATACTGATCTTGCCTCAGCTACCAATAACTTCTCGGAGCAAAGAAAATTGGGTGAGGGAGGCTTTGGTGCAGTTTATAGGGGTTACCTGAATGATTTGGATGTGGAGGTTGCTGTTAAAAGGATTTCAAGTTGGTCCAAACAAGGGAGAAAAGAGTATGTAACTGAAGTGAAGGTGATTAGCCAATTGAGACACAGGAATCTGGTGCAACTAATTGGTTGGTGCCATGATAAAAATGATTTCATACTTGTCTATGAATTCATGCCAAATGGCAGCCTTGATTCCCACCTCTTTGGTAGGAGAAGTGCACTGACATGGTCTGTGAGGTACAGAATATCGCTTGGATTGGCATCTGCACTTCTCTATCTTCATGAAGAGTGGGAGCAGTGTGTGGTGCATCGAGACATTAAGTCAAGCAATGTAATGCTTGATTCTAGTTTCAATGTCAAGCTTGGTGACTTCGGATTGGCTAAACTCATGGACCATGAGCTAGGTCCTAAAACAACTGGATTGGCTGGAACTTTAGGCTACTTGGCTCCAGAGTACATAAGCACAGGTAGGGCTAGTAAGGAGTCGGATGTTTATAGCTTTGGGGTAGTCCTTTTAGAAATTGCAACTGGAAGGAAATCTGTTGATCCTGGAAGAAAATCTGACATGGGATTGGTTGAGTGGATTTGGGGTCTTTATGGGACAGGAGAGCTAATTTTGGCTATTGACGACAAGTTGGGCAAGGAATTTGATGAGAAACAAGGGGAGTCTTTGATGATTGTTGGACTGTGGTGTGCTCACCCAGACTGTAATTCAAGGCCATCAATCAGGCAAGCAATTCAAGTTCTTTATTTGGAGTCACCGTTGCCAAATCTTCCAGTCAAGATGCCTGTTCCTACATATCAAGTATCTTTACCATCAGTCTCCTCCTCCTCCGAGCCTTCAGTAACATATTCAAGCATGAATTTGGGGCGTTAA